Proteins from one Mycolicibacter virginiensis genomic window:
- a CDS encoding L,D-transpeptidase, with translation MNVAGGQAPRPVSWNAVTLNRRRALAALAAGVVAPTTLAGCFGRPGKSAENAPPSAPALTFEPALKSGAVADVLPTAAVGVTVRDGWFQRVALTSPAGKVLSGTFNRERTRYTVTEPLGYDSVYTWSGSVVGHDGNAVPVSGSITTVAPTTVIDGGFQLADGQTVGVAAPVILQFDGPIADKAAVERALSVVTEPPVEGSWAWLPDEVQGARVHWRSRDYFPAGTKVSVNAKLYGLAFGDGAYGAQDMSLDFAIGRRQVVRAEVSSHRIQVVRDEGVIMDFPCSYGEADKPRNVTRNGIHVVSEKYADFYMSNPAAGYSNIHERWAVRISNNGEFIHANPASAGAQGNTNVTNGCINLSTDDAEQYFHSAIYGDPVEVTGSSIELSYADGDIWDWAVDWDTWVSMSALKANTSSSDQARTSLPRTAPATPTDAPTLSGTPTTTTSSSPPSQPGG, from the coding sequence ATCAACGTCGCAGGTGGTCAGGCCCCTCGGCCGGTATCTTGGAATGCCGTGACCCTGAACCGGCGACGTGCGTTGGCGGCGCTGGCTGCCGGGGTGGTGGCGCCGACCACGCTGGCGGGATGTTTCGGCCGGCCCGGAAAGAGCGCCGAGAACGCACCACCGTCAGCGCCAGCTCTCACGTTCGAGCCCGCCCTGAAAAGCGGAGCGGTGGCCGATGTGCTGCCCACCGCTGCGGTGGGCGTCACGGTCCGCGACGGCTGGTTTCAGCGGGTGGCATTGACCAGCCCGGCCGGAAAGGTGCTCAGCGGAACCTTCAATCGGGAGCGCACGCGCTACACCGTCACCGAGCCACTGGGCTATGACTCCGTCTACACCTGGAGCGGGTCGGTGGTGGGACACGACGGCAATGCGGTGCCGGTCAGCGGCAGCATCACCACGGTCGCACCCACCACCGTCATCGACGGCGGCTTTCAGCTGGCCGATGGGCAGACGGTGGGGGTCGCCGCGCCGGTGATCCTGCAGTTCGACGGGCCGATCGCCGACAAGGCGGCCGTCGAGCGGGCCCTGAGCGTCGTCACCGAGCCACCGGTGGAAGGCAGCTGGGCCTGGTTACCCGACGAGGTGCAGGGGGCCCGGGTGCACTGGCGCAGCCGGGACTATTTCCCGGCCGGAACCAAAGTCAGCGTCAACGCCAAGCTGTACGGACTGGCGTTCGGCGACGGCGCCTACGGGGCACAGGACATGTCCCTGGACTTCGCGATCGGCCGGCGTCAGGTGGTGCGCGCCGAAGTCTCGTCGCACCGCATCCAGGTGGTCCGCGACGAGGGCGTGATCATGGACTTCCCCTGCAGCTACGGCGAAGCCGACAAGCCGCGCAACGTCACCCGCAACGGCATCCATGTGGTCAGCGAGAAGTACGCGGACTTCTACATGTCCAACCCGGCCGCCGGCTACAGCAACATCCATGAGCGGTGGGCGGTTCGCATCTCCAACAACGGCGAGTTCATCCACGCCAACCCGGCCAGTGCGGGCGCGCAGGGAAACACCAACGTCACCAACGGCTGCATCAACTTGTCGACGGACGACGCCGAGCAGTACTTCCACAGCGCGATCTACGGCGACCCGGTCGAGGTGACCGGCAGCTCGATCGAGCTGTCCTACGCCGACGGCGATATCTGGGACTGGGCCGTGGACTGGGACACCTGGGTCTCGATGTCGGCTTTGAAAGCGAACACGTCGAGTTCCGATCAGGCGCGGACCTCACTGCCCCGCACCGCGCCGGCTACGCCGACCGACGCGCCGACGCTGTCGGGCACGCCCACGACGACGACGAGCTCGAGCCCGCCTAGTCAGCCCGGCGGTTAG
- a CDS encoding SDR family oxidoreductase — MTTSARDQRIAVVTGASSGIGEATARTLAGQGFHVIVAARRADRIAALANEIGGTAVVTDVTDPAAVTALAQACDQVGGSVNVLVNNAGGAKGLASVEQADLEHWRWMWETNVLGTLQVTRALLPKLVASGDGLVVTVTSIAAFEIYDGGAGYTSAKHAQSALHRTLRGELLGKPVRLTEIAPGMVDTEFSLVRFDGDRDRADAVYSGLTPLTAADIAEVIGFVASRPPHVDLDQIVIRPRDQASATRANRRS, encoded by the coding sequence ATGACGACTTCTGCGCGCGATCAGCGCATTGCCGTGGTCACCGGCGCTAGCTCAGGCATCGGCGAGGCGACCGCGAGAACCCTTGCCGGACAAGGCTTTCATGTAATCGTGGCGGCCCGACGCGCCGATCGGATCGCCGCGCTGGCCAACGAGATCGGCGGCACCGCCGTAGTGACCGACGTCACTGATCCGGCCGCGGTCACCGCGCTGGCCCAGGCCTGCGACCAGGTCGGCGGTTCGGTAAACGTGCTGGTCAACAACGCCGGCGGCGCCAAAGGCCTGGCGTCGGTGGAACAGGCCGACCTGGAGCACTGGCGCTGGATGTGGGAGACCAATGTGTTGGGCACCCTGCAGGTGACGCGCGCGCTGTTGCCCAAGCTCGTCGCGTCCGGGGACGGCCTGGTGGTCACCGTGACTTCGATCGCGGCGTTTGAGATCTACGACGGCGGCGCCGGCTACACCTCGGCAAAGCACGCCCAAAGCGCACTGCACCGCACACTCCGCGGCGAATTGCTGGGAAAGCCGGTGCGGCTCACCGAAATCGCTCCCGGGATGGTGGACACCGAGTTCTCGCTGGTGCGCTTCGACGGCGACCGCGACCGCGCTGACGCCGTCTATTCCGGCCTGACTCCGCTGACGGCGGCCGACATCGCCGAGGTGATCGGGTTCGTGGCCTCGCGGCCGCCACACGTGGACCTCGACCAGATCGTCATCCGCCCACGCGACCAGGCATCGGCGACCCGGGCTAACCGCCGGAGTTGA
- a CDS encoding ROK family protein: MRTTSLTAHLASHRNGRLRSHPRVVAPALQLADSAGAEVFAAVRQHGPVAREAIAGATSLSVATVNRQVSALLEAGLLLERADLATSGAIGRPRRPVVVNHEPFLTLGLHIGAKTTSIVATDLLGRTLDVVETPTPNNGATPALASLAASASRYLTRWQKRRPLWVGVAIGGAVDGATGHVDHPRLGWTAAPVGPVLAEELGLPVSVASHVDAMAGAELLFGVRRPTANSTTSLYVYARETVGYALVIGGRVHSPASGPGTIAGLPVYSELLGGSGHLESTVSDEAVLAAARRLRLLPEGKGALSAAVTTLVREARGGDERAAALLTERARALGEAVALLRDVLNPDDLVVGGQGFTEYPEGMAEVERAFTQRSVLSPRSIRVTAFGNRVQEAGAGTVSLGGLYADPVGAMRRSRGPVARVVPEVSA; this comes from the coding sequence GTGCGCACTACCTCTCTCACCGCTCACCTGGCCAGCCACCGCAACGGTCGCCTCCGGTCCCACCCGCGCGTGGTAGCCCCGGCCCTGCAGCTCGCCGACAGCGCCGGCGCTGAGGTCTTCGCCGCGGTTCGCCAGCACGGGCCGGTCGCCCGTGAGGCCATTGCCGGCGCCACCTCGCTGAGCGTGGCCACGGTCAACCGCCAGGTCAGTGCGCTGCTGGAAGCCGGGCTGCTGCTGGAGCGCGCCGACTTGGCCACGTCCGGGGCGATCGGGCGGCCGCGTCGGCCGGTGGTGGTCAACCACGAACCGTTCCTCACCCTGGGCCTGCACATCGGGGCCAAGACCACCAGCATCGTGGCCACCGATCTGCTCGGCCGCACGCTCGACGTCGTCGAGACCCCTACACCGAACAATGGCGCGACGCCGGCGCTGGCGTCGCTGGCCGCCAGCGCGAGCCGGTATCTGACCCGCTGGCAGAAGCGCCGGCCGCTGTGGGTCGGGGTGGCCATTGGTGGTGCGGTGGATGGGGCCACCGGCCACGTGGACCACCCGCGCCTGGGCTGGACGGCAGCGCCGGTCGGACCGGTGCTGGCCGAAGAACTGGGCCTGCCCGTATCGGTGGCCTCCCACGTGGACGCGATGGCCGGGGCGGAACTGCTGTTCGGAGTGCGGCGGCCGACGGCGAACAGCACCACCAGCCTCTACGTCTACGCCCGCGAAACGGTCGGCTACGCCCTGGTGATCGGCGGCCGGGTGCACAGCCCGGCCAGCGGTCCCGGCACCATCGCCGGTCTGCCGGTGTACTCCGAACTGCTCGGGGGCTCCGGACATCTCGAGTCCACCGTCAGCGATGAGGCGGTGCTGGCCGCGGCTCGTCGGCTGCGGCTGCTGCCGGAGGGCAAGGGCGCCCTGTCGGCGGCGGTGACCACCTTGGTGCGCGAGGCGCGCGGCGGAGACGAGCGAGCGGCGGCATTGCTGACCGAGCGGGCTCGCGCGCTGGGCGAAGCGGTCGCCTTGTTGCGCGACGTACTCAACCCCGATGACCTGGTGGTCGGCGGCCAGGGTTTTACCGAGTACCCCGAGGGCATGGCCGAGGTGGAGCGGGCCTTCACGCAGCGCTCGGTGCTGTCGCCGCGCAGCATCCGTGTCACCGCGTTCGGCAACCGTGTTCAAGAGGCCGGCGCCGGCACGGTGTCATTGGGCGGGCTCTACGCCGACCCGGTCGGGGCGATGCGTCGTTCCCGCGGGCCGGTCGCCCGCGTGGTCCCGGAAGTGTCCGCCTGA
- the mshA gene encoding D-inositol-3-phosphate glycosyltransferase produces the protein MGYGVGGVGGSRADVHRVALLSVHTSPLAQPGTGDAGGMNVYVLQSALHLARRGVAVEVFTRATSSIDPPVQHVAPGVLVRNVVAGPFEGLDKNDLPTQLCAFAAGVLRAEAAHEPGYYDVVHSHYWLSGQVGWLAADRWAVPLVHTAHTLAGVKNAALAAGDAPEPPLRTVGEQQVVDAADRLIVNTDDEAQQLVALHEADPRRIDVAHPGVDLEVFQPGDKLAARQVLGLSAGEPIVAFVGRIQPLKAPDILLRAAAKLPGVRVVVAGGPSGSSGLAEPGGLVRLAAELGISDRVTFLPPQSRADLATLFQAADLVAVPSYSESFGLVALEAQACGTPVVAAAVGGLPVAVRDGVTGRLVDGHGIEAWATALDELLRLGSGPRGWAMRRAAVSHAAQFSWERTVDAQLASYSHAIEDFAAARAGRMRVLGSARRPRRWPTRRGARA, from the coding sequence GTGGGCTATGGCGTCGGAGGGGTCGGAGGCAGCAGAGCCGATGTGCACCGGGTAGCGCTGCTGTCGGTACACACCTCGCCGCTGGCCCAGCCCGGCACCGGCGATGCCGGCGGAATGAACGTCTACGTCCTGCAGAGCGCGCTGCATCTGGCGCGCCGCGGGGTGGCCGTCGAAGTGTTCACCCGCGCCACGTCGTCGATCGACCCGCCGGTGCAACACGTCGCGCCCGGCGTGCTGGTCCGCAACGTGGTGGCCGGGCCGTTCGAAGGCCTCGACAAGAACGACCTGCCCACCCAGCTGTGCGCATTCGCTGCCGGGGTGCTGCGCGCCGAGGCCGCCCACGAGCCCGGCTACTACGACGTCGTGCATTCGCACTACTGGCTGTCGGGTCAGGTCGGCTGGCTGGCCGCGGATCGGTGGGCGGTGCCGCTGGTGCACACCGCGCACACCCTGGCGGGGGTGAAGAACGCCGCGCTGGCAGCCGGGGACGCCCCGGAACCGCCGCTGCGCACGGTTGGCGAGCAGCAGGTCGTCGATGCCGCGGACCGGCTGATCGTCAACACCGACGACGAAGCACAGCAACTCGTCGCCCTGCACGAGGCGGACCCGCGCCGGATAGACGTGGCGCACCCGGGCGTCGACCTCGAGGTGTTTCAGCCCGGCGACAAGCTGGCAGCCCGGCAGGTGTTGGGGTTGTCGGCAGGTGAACCGATCGTGGCTTTTGTCGGCCGTATTCAGCCGCTCAAGGCGCCCGACATCCTGCTACGCGCGGCCGCGAAACTGCCCGGGGTACGTGTCGTGGTGGCCGGCGGACCGTCGGGCAGCAGCGGTCTGGCGGAACCGGGCGGCCTGGTTCGGCTGGCGGCCGAACTGGGTATCAGTGACCGGGTGACATTCCTGCCGCCGCAGTCCCGTGCGGATCTGGCGACGCTGTTCCAAGCCGCCGACCTGGTGGCCGTGCCGAGTTACTCCGAATCGTTCGGGCTGGTGGCCCTGGAGGCGCAAGCCTGTGGGACGCCGGTGGTCGCCGCCGCCGTCGGCGGGTTGCCGGTGGCGGTGCGCGACGGGGTCACCGGGCGACTGGTCGACGGGCACGGGATCGAGGCGTGGGCAACGGCTCTCGACGAGCTGCTGCGGCTGGGTTCGGGTCCTCGCGGATGGGCGATGCGCCGGGCCGCCGTCAGCCACGCGGCGCAGTTCTCCTGGGAGCGCACCGTGGACGCCCAGTTGGCCAGCTACAGCCACGCGATCGAAGACTTCGCCGCGGCCCGGGCCGGGCGGATGCGGGTGCTCGGATCGGCGCGCCGGCCTCGCCGCTGGCCGACGCGGCGCGGGGCACGCGCGTGA
- a CDS encoding YbjN domain-containing protein: MNRHDVQELIERTLQAAELTYSPTPGSHGGLPGLIVELPGERKLKTNTILSIGEHSVRVEAFVCRKPDENHAGVYRYLLKRNRRLYGVAYTLDNLGDIYLVGRISLTSVTAEEIDRVLGQVLEAVDFDFNTLLELGFATSIQKEWEWRVSTGQSLKNLRAFEHLIDRDGDDAG; encoded by the coding sequence GTGAACCGGCACGACGTCCAGGAGCTCATCGAGCGCACCCTGCAGGCCGCCGAGCTGACCTACTCGCCGACGCCTGGCTCCCACGGCGGGCTGCCGGGTCTGATCGTGGAACTGCCCGGCGAGCGCAAGCTCAAGACCAACACCATCCTCAGCATCGGTGAGCACTCGGTGCGCGTCGAGGCGTTCGTCTGCCGCAAACCCGACGAGAACCACGCCGGGGTCTACCGGTATCTGCTCAAGCGCAACCGCCGGCTCTACGGGGTGGCCTACACGTTGGACAACCTCGGCGACATCTACCTGGTCGGCCGGATCTCGCTGACGTCGGTGACCGCCGAGGAAATCGACCGAGTGCTCGGGCAGGTGCTCGAGGCCGTCGACTTCGACTTCAATACGTTGCTGGAGTTGGGATTTGCCACCTCGATCCAGAAGGAATGGGAGTGGCGGGTGTCCACCGGGCAGTCGCTGAAGAACCTGCGGGCGTTCGAGCACCTGATCGACCGTGACGGTGACGACGCGGGTTGA
- a CDS encoding cutinase family protein encodes MSRLRPLPRLLTAALLTVSAVPMTVASPAAHATPCADVEVVFARGSEEPPGVGKVGQAFVDALRSKLTDRSMVVYPVNYAAASGFSSGLDFDRSVIAGIRDEGSHIEWTALDCPDTQIVLGGYSQGAAVTGYATAQSVPTGLPDELVPDLPRPMPDVVADHVAAVILFGKPSATFIRRYDAPPVRVGPLYAAKTREYCAHNDAVCDGTDGIPFGHLDYPTNSMPADAAAVAARRIEANANRDVTLH; translated from the coding sequence GTGTCCCGCCTGCGGCCGCTCCCCCGCCTCCTCACCGCCGCGCTGCTGACGGTTTCGGCCGTACCGATGACCGTGGCGTCGCCGGCCGCGCACGCCACGCCGTGCGCCGACGTCGAAGTGGTCTTCGCCCGTGGCAGCGAGGAGCCGCCCGGTGTCGGCAAGGTTGGGCAGGCATTCGTCGACGCCCTGCGCTCCAAGCTCACCGACCGGTCGATGGTGGTGTATCCGGTCAACTACGCCGCCGCCAGCGGTTTTTCCAGCGGTCTCGATTTCGACCGAAGCGTGATCGCCGGGATCCGCGACGAGGGCAGCCACATCGAGTGGACAGCGCTGGACTGCCCGGATACCCAGATCGTCCTGGGCGGCTACTCCCAGGGCGCGGCCGTCACCGGTTACGCGACCGCGCAGTCGGTGCCGACCGGGTTACCGGACGAGCTGGTGCCGGATCTGCCGCGACCGATGCCCGACGTGGTGGCCGACCACGTCGCGGCGGTGATCTTGTTCGGGAAGCCCTCGGCGACGTTCATCCGGCGCTACGACGCGCCGCCGGTCCGGGTCGGCCCGCTGTATGCGGCCAAGACCCGCGAGTACTGCGCTCACAATGACGCCGTCTGCGACGGCACTGACGGCATCCCGTTCGGGCATCTGGATTACCCGACGAACAGCATGCCCGCCGACGCCGCGGCGGTCGCCGCCCGCCGCATCGAAGCCAACGCGAATCGCGACGTCACCCTGCACTGA
- a CDS encoding phosphoglyceromutase: MSDTATLVLLRHGESEWNASNQFTGWMDVNLTDKGRAEAVRAGELLVEHNLLPDVLYTSLLRRAITTANLALDAADRHWIPVHRTWRLNERHYGALQGLDKAATKARYGDDQFMTWRRSYDTPPPPIEAGSRYSQDTDPRYADIGGGPLTECLADVVARFLPYFTDVVIPDLRCGKTVLIAAHGNSLRALVKYLDGMSDEEVVGLNIPTGIPLRYDLDADLRPKVAGGVYLDPAAAAAGAAAVASQGAK; this comes from the coding sequence ATGTCTGACACTGCCACCCTGGTGCTCCTGCGCCACGGCGAAAGCGAATGGAACGCCAGCAACCAGTTCACCGGCTGGATGGACGTCAACCTGACCGACAAGGGCCGCGCCGAGGCGGTCCGTGCCGGTGAGCTGCTGGTCGAGCACAACCTGCTGCCGGACGTGCTCTACACCTCGCTGCTGCGCCGGGCGATCACCACCGCGAACCTGGCGCTGGACGCCGCCGACCGGCACTGGATCCCCGTGCACCGCACCTGGCGGCTCAACGAGCGCCACTACGGTGCGCTGCAGGGCCTGGACAAGGCCGCCACCAAGGCGCGCTACGGCGACGACCAGTTCATGACGTGGCGGCGCAGCTACGACACCCCGCCGCCGCCCATCGAAGCCGGCAGCCGCTACAGCCAGGACACCGACCCCCGTTACGCCGACATCGGCGGCGGCCCGCTGACCGAGTGCCTGGCCGACGTGGTGGCGCGTTTCCTGCCGTACTTCACCGACGTCGTCATCCCGGACCTGCGGTGCGGCAAGACGGTGCTGATCGCGGCGCACGGCAACTCCCTGCGGGCGCTGGTCAAATACCTCGACGGCATGTCCGATGAGGAAGTCGTCGGGCTGAACATCCCGACCGGCATCCCGTTGCGGTACGACCTGGATGCCGACCTGCGCCCGAAGGTTGCCGGCGGTGTCTACCTGGACCCCGCGGCTGCCGCTGCCGGGGCTGCTGCGGTCGCCAGCCAGGGCGCCAAGTAG